In a genomic window of Methanoregula sp. UBA64:
- a CDS encoding MTH865 family protein: protein MPVWNCTGKTVTKAQAEKSLATIKSACFKCETHSSDCAIAHAAGAVAAMIDEKPSVKDLIHGQITGALAGAKFPIKTPKALLEAFPNGADTTCCVGDLKMTAGEAGKLLTASDFPFKNANAVADTIVERAGL, encoded by the coding sequence ATGCCAGTTTGGAACTGTACCGGTAAAACGGTGACAAAGGCACAGGCAGAGAAGTCCCTTGCAACGATCAAGAGCGCCTGTTTTAAGTGCGAGACCCACAGCAGCGATTGTGCGATTGCCCATGCGGCGGGTGCGGTTGCAGCGATGATCGATGAGAAACCGTCCGTAAAGGACCTGATCCACGGTCAGATCACGGGAGCCCTTGCCGGGGCAAAGTTCCCGATCAAAACCCCCAAAGCGCTCCTCGAAGCGTTCCCGAACGGTGCGGATACCACCTGCTGCGTCGGGGATCTCAAGATGACTGCGGGGGAGGCAGGAAAGCTCCTCACAGCCTCCGACTTCCCGTTTAAAAATGCGAACGCGGTCGCCGACACGATCGTGGAGCGGGCCGGGCTCTGA
- a CDS encoding AEC family transporter has protein sequence MDFITVVIAIATLFVLIAAGFGARKYGLVKDNHVHLISHILVSVSLPALTIASMQVPETAQTMGIVDRMLVVAVGYYLAAFAIGLLLCRFLPATSEEKGVFQFMLVFPNSMFMGIPVALAVLGPSSLFYVILFNVPFYFLVFTLGVWLLARGRPGKIDLKVLLSPGLVAAIAGLVLFLFQLNLPSPVQSGLELIGSATTPLAMIVVGAMLATLPLHRLAGDWRIYLTTALRLIVFPVAAFLILSPFVSDHLLLGVAVLMIAMPVAANSVLLSEEYGVDATLASQGVFISTVLCLATIPLLEVLLF, from the coding sequence ATGGACTTTATCACCGTAGTCATCGCGATAGCCACCCTCTTTGTACTGATCGCGGCCGGGTTTGGCGCCCGGAAGTACGGCCTCGTTAAAGACAACCATGTCCACCTCATCTCCCATATCCTCGTCAGCGTCTCGCTGCCTGCCCTGACCATTGCAAGCATGCAGGTGCCGGAGACGGCACAGACCATGGGGATCGTAGACCGGATGCTCGTCGTTGCCGTGGGCTACTACCTTGCTGCGTTTGCCATCGGGCTCCTCCTCTGCCGGTTCCTTCCCGCAACGTCAGAGGAGAAGGGGGTCTTCCAGTTCATGCTGGTCTTCCCGAACTCCATGTTCATGGGCATCCCGGTGGCGCTGGCGGTGCTCGGCCCAAGCTCGCTCTTTTACGTGATCCTCTTTAACGTCCCGTTCTATTTCCTGGTCTTTACCCTCGGCGTCTGGCTGCTTGCCCGGGGCCGGCCGGGAAAGATCGACCTCAAGGTCCTCCTCTCCCCCGGTCTTGTGGCGGCAATCGCGGGGCTCGTGCTCTTCCTCTTCCAGCTCAATCTCCCCTCCCCGGTCCAGTCCGGCCTCGAGCTGATCGGATCTGCCACAACCCCGCTTGCGATGATCGTGGTCGGCGCCATGCTTGCCACCCTCCCCCTGCACCGGCTTGCCGGCGACTGGAGGATCTACCTTACTACCGCACTCCGGCTTATCGTCTTCCCGGTGGCGGCATTTCTGATCCTGTCGCCGTTTGTCTCCGACCACCTGCTGCTCGGCGTTGCCGTGCTCATGATCGCCATGCCGGTGGCGGCAAACTCGGTGCTTCTCTCGGAAGAGTACGGCGTGGATGCGACTCTTGCCTCGCAGGGCGTCTTCATCTCGACCGTGCTCTGCCTTGCAACGATCCCGCTGTTGGAAGTTTTGCTCTTTTAG
- a CDS encoding redoxin domain-containing protein, translating into MQSVIVQPGDPARNFSLKDANDRTFDLYEQEKKRVLLSFHPLAWTEYCALQMRSLEENADAFSRLTCVPVGISVDSRPCKLAWANAIGISRTPLLCDFWPHGAVAQKYGLFRDENGFSERANVIVDEEKKIVFVKVYPVHSVPDIREILDFLEKTA; encoded by the coding sequence ATGCAGTCGGTGATCGTGCAGCCGGGCGATCCGGCACGGAACTTCTCGTTAAAGGATGCAAACGACCGGACCTTCGATCTCTACGAGCAGGAGAAAAAACGGGTCCTCCTCTCCTTCCACCCTCTCGCGTGGACGGAGTACTGCGCTCTCCAGATGCGGTCGCTCGAAGAGAACGCGGATGCTTTTTCCCGGCTTACCTGCGTGCCGGTCGGTATCAGTGTCGATTCCCGGCCCTGCAAGCTCGCGTGGGCGAATGCAATCGGTATCTCCCGCACGCCGCTCCTCTGCGATTTCTGGCCGCACGGTGCGGTGGCACAGAAGTACGGGCTCTTCCGGGACGAGAACGGGTTCTCGGAGCGGGCGAACGTGATCGTGGACGAAGAGAAAAAGATCGTGTTTGTGAAAGTGTACCCGGTCCATTCGGTGCCGGATATCCGGGAGATCCTGGACTTCCTGGAAAAGACCGCGTAA
- a CDS encoding flavodoxin family protein — protein sequence MPSPLVGRKIGVGTILPPQPENVKGIRVVGISGSSREQAGLSKSERLLLSALDRCKDLGCETTFLRLKDLKIYECEGNYSENPEYCTYPCQSTMKYEDDEMDKVYAAVLDCDVLFLATPIRWNNHSALVQKFVERMNCIENQYSWFGNRMIKNKVVALIIIGHVDGMQHVAGNLLNFFSWLGFHSPEVSITAWVGENNEDTTRDWEQIEKNPYTQEDLVDMVNSSLRLACSLKREV from the coding sequence ATGCCATCCCCCCTTGTCGGACGCAAGATCGGTGTCGGGACGATCCTCCCGCCGCAGCCGGAGAACGTGAAGGGAATACGGGTTGTCGGGATCTCGGGGTCGAGCCGGGAGCAGGCAGGGCTCTCGAAGTCCGAGCGCCTGCTGCTGAGCGCCCTTGACCGGTGCAAAGATCTCGGGTGCGAGACCACGTTTCTCCGGTTAAAAGACCTCAAAATCTACGAGTGCGAGGGCAACTACTCGGAGAACCCGGAGTACTGCACGTATCCCTGCCAGTCCACCATGAAGTACGAGGACGACGAGATGGACAAGGTCTATGCGGCAGTCCTCGACTGCGATGTGCTCTTCCTTGCAACCCCCATCCGCTGGAACAACCACTCGGCCCTTGTCCAGAAATTCGTCGAACGGATGAACTGCATCGAGAACCAGTACTCGTGGTTCGGCAACCGGATGATCAAAAACAAGGTCGTAGCGCTCATTATTATCGGCCACGTGGACGGGATGCAGCACGTGGCCGGCAACCTCTTAAACTTCTTCTCCTGGCTCGGGTTCCACAGCCCCGAGGTCTCGATCACTGCCTGGGTGGGGGAGAACAACGAGGACACGACCCGGGACTGGGAGCAGATCGAGAAAAATCCCTATACGCAGGAAGATCTCGTGGACATGGTCAACAGCTCGCTCCGGCTGGCATGCAGCCTGAAACGCGAGGTCTGA
- a CDS encoding MFS transporter — translation MTDTDIPAPAEFAYRHRLAILLVILVSCFMAVLDNNIVAIALPTITAVFGVPLGLSQWIATAYMMTIVATVLIFGTLAGRIGTARLFILGLVVFVAASAACGLAGSLPLLILARIVQGLGAAMMMSISMAIIMQVFPADERGRAMGYITATVALGLIVGPALGGILVDSFGWPFIFFVNVPIGCVLLLLAARYLKVPSVQAGDTRTDYSGAVLLVLVMAALAVVLNEFANPPVDPLRFAASAGVGLVALALFVYRERTAEAPLLDLTLVTTRAFVLPGASLVLYFTATFILIILLPFYFEGVMGYAPTQVGLIAFVMPIAMMAASPVCGWIYDKYCPKNYATFGVFGVGLSFFLCGYGYATVNIWLVILALAIAGICRSIYQGPNTIEIMVSIPKEKAGVASSVLVILQDLGVMFGISAAAILLVLQLDALGYTGAVLSAGPAVLAPLFGIAMYTGGIICLVSAAFSYRKTGPKP, via the coding sequence CTGACCGACACGGACATACCGGCCCCCGCTGAGTTTGCCTACCGGCACCGCCTCGCCATCCTGCTCGTCATTCTCGTGAGCTGCTTCATGGCGGTGCTCGACAACAATATCGTAGCAATAGCGCTCCCGACCATCACAGCCGTATTCGGCGTGCCGCTCGGCCTCTCCCAGTGGATCGCGACCGCGTACATGATGACGATCGTTGCCACGGTGCTCATCTTCGGCACGCTTGCGGGCCGGATCGGCACCGCCCGGCTCTTCATCCTCGGCCTCGTGGTCTTTGTGGCGGCTTCTGCCGCCTGCGGGCTTGCCGGCTCGCTTCCCCTCCTCATTCTTGCCCGGATCGTCCAGGGCCTCGGGGCGGCGATGATGATGTCGATCTCCATGGCGATCATCATGCAGGTCTTCCCGGCCGACGAGCGGGGCCGGGCCATGGGCTATATCACCGCAACCGTTGCGCTCGGCCTTATCGTGGGCCCGGCGCTCGGCGGGATCCTTGTCGATTCCTTTGGCTGGCCGTTCATCTTCTTTGTCAACGTGCCGATAGGCTGCGTCCTGCTGCTCCTTGCCGCCCGGTACCTGAAAGTCCCGTCTGTGCAGGCCGGCGATACCCGCACCGATTACTCCGGCGCTGTTCTCCTCGTTCTCGTCATGGCCGCTCTGGCGGTTGTCCTGAACGAGTTTGCGAACCCTCCGGTTGATCCCCTCCGGTTTGCGGCAAGCGCCGGCGTTGGCCTGGTAGCCCTCGCCCTCTTTGTGTACCGCGAGCGGACTGCAGAAGCGCCCCTTCTCGACCTCACGCTCGTCACCACCCGGGCATTCGTCCTCCCGGGGGCAAGCCTCGTCCTGTACTTCACCGCGACATTCATTTTAATCATCCTCCTGCCCTTCTATTTCGAGGGGGTGATGGGCTATGCACCCACGCAGGTCGGTCTCATCGCTTTTGTGATGCCGATCGCCATGATGGCCGCATCCCCGGTCTGCGGCTGGATCTACGACAAGTACTGCCCGAAGAACTACGCCACGTTCGGCGTCTTTGGCGTAGGGCTCTCCTTTTTCCTGTGCGGGTACGGCTATGCCACGGTAAACATCTGGCTCGTGATCCTCGCTCTTGCCATTGCCGGCATCTGCCGGTCGATCTACCAGGGCCCCAACACCATCGAGATCATGGTCTCCATCCCGAAAGAGAAGGCCGGGGTTGCCTCAAGCGTGCTTGTGATCCTCCAGGACCTCGGGGTCATGTTCGGGATCTCTGCGGCAGCCATCCTCCTCGTCCTCCAGCTCGATGCGCTCGGGTATACCGGCGCCGTCCTCTCCGCAGGCCCCGCGGTTCTTGCCCCGCTCTTTGGGATCGCGATGTATACCGGCGGGATCATCTGCCTTGTTTCGGCTGCGTTCTCGTACCGGAAGACCGGGCCAAAACCATAA
- a CDS encoding MIP/aquaporin family protein, whose protein sequence is MASLSTRCIAEGVGTLLLVYFGTGAAVITLMLAAGTKPVSAFNVGIGELGGMGDWLAIGLVFGITIAAVIYALGRVSGAHLNPAVTIGLWAVKKFPSGEALGYIVAQCIGAAAGSVLLYFSLGAAAVTTGGLGATAPFPGIGYGQAILVEAIATFVLMLVIMGVAVDERAPPGFAGLIIGLTVAGLITMAGNITGASLNTARTFGPYLADSLLGGSNLWMYFPIYVIGPICGAVVAALFYTKIAAD, encoded by the coding sequence ATGGCATCGCTCTCCACCCGCTGCATTGCAGAAGGGGTCGGGACGCTGCTCCTCGTGTACTTCGGGACCGGGGCGGCGGTAATAACGCTGATGCTTGCCGCCGGGACAAAGCCGGTCTCGGCGTTCAATGTCGGGATCGGCGAACTGGGAGGTATGGGCGACTGGCTGGCGATCGGGCTGGTCTTCGGCATCACGATCGCCGCGGTCATCTATGCGCTCGGCCGGGTCTCGGGGGCGCACCTCAACCCGGCGGTGACGATCGGGCTCTGGGCGGTAAAGAAGTTCCCGTCGGGAGAAGCTCTCGGGTATATTGTCGCCCAGTGTATCGGGGCTGCGGCCGGGAGCGTTCTCCTGTACTTCTCGCTCGGCGCTGCCGCGGTGACAACCGGCGGGCTCGGGGCGACCGCTCCCTTCCCGGGCATCGGGTACGGGCAGGCGATCCTTGTCGAGGCTATCGCTACCTTTGTGCTGATGCTCGTTATCATGGGCGTTGCGGTGGACGAGCGGGCCCCGCCGGGCTTTGCCGGCCTCATCATCGGCCTCACGGTTGCGGGCCTTATCACGATGGCGGGAAACATCACCGGCGCCTCGCTCAACACGGCCCGTACGTTCGGGCCGTACCTTGCCGACAGCCTGCTCGGGGGCTCGAACCTCTGGATGTATTTCCCGATCTATGTCATAGGTCCAATTTGCGGGGCGGTCGTTGCCGCGCTGTTCTACACAAAGATTGCCGCGGACTGA
- the hepT gene encoding type VII toxin-antitoxin system HepT family RNase toxin, giving the protein MRLLSQVQTLDETLAAWQRYQQIPFETFDREKDTQYMVCHAMLLAIQASIDLATGMAVAKTPKRPDSYRETFYVLGKSGIIPEELATGMARLAGFRNILVHEYTGLDTRRVHGILMEDWQTMDRFRGLVKKFIRDQEKPGE; this is encoded by the coding sequence ATGAGACTCCTTTCCCAGGTACAGACTCTCGATGAAACGCTTGCGGCGTGGCAGCGGTACCAGCAGATCCCGTTCGAAACGTTTGATCGTGAGAAAGATACGCAGTACATGGTATGCCATGCGATGCTCCTTGCTATCCAGGCGTCCATAGATCTTGCAACCGGCATGGCGGTGGCAAAAACCCCCAAAAGGCCGGATTCCTACCGCGAAACCTTTTATGTACTGGGGAAATCCGGGATTATTCCGGAAGAACTTGCCACCGGGATGGCGCGGCTTGCCGGGTTCAGGAACATCCTTGTGCATGAGTATACCGGTCTTGACACGCGCCGTGTCCACGGTATCCTCATGGAGGACTGGCAGACGATGGACCGGTTCAGGGGCCTGGTAAAAAAATTCATCCGGGATCAGGAAAAACCCGGGGAATGA
- a CDS encoding DUF2180 family protein yields the protein MKCYVCAKEGVSSDAVAVCTVCGMGTCMKHTIRKEVDVWEGGYPFPSRKLPKKMPRMFCPDCAGAYKGEL from the coding sequence ATGAAGTGCTACGTGTGTGCGAAGGAGGGAGTTAGTTCGGATGCGGTCGCCGTCTGCACGGTCTGCGGCATGGGGACCTGCATGAAGCATACGATACGAAAGGAAGTCGATGTCTGGGAGGGGGGCTATCCCTTCCCCTCGCGGAAACTCCCGAAAAAGATGCCGAGGATGTTCTGTCCCGACTGCGCCGGGGCCTACAAAGGAGAGTTGTGA
- a CDS encoding winged helix-turn-helix domain-containing protein yields the protein MGAVLGSLTEIRELKTEITGLRTDLKRFIERANQQHIDAVLGEVKRNYSGLIADHQVGAAKAELPGEMVQDCPMRDKCFSVFMEFLESTAGHIRNGEVTDEVIAACRKEMKTLRKKGTTSRCDTCFSEVSRLFEKQIGLMQALGVYAKAAEPGEAAGPVPEEETVKEILEPLANTQRLQILQSLATQTRTFSDLSALTGLRGGNLLFHIKKLADTGMILQRHERGDYIITEKGFSALRAVAALYATLCPKQDCTDPAA from the coding sequence ATGGGTGCGGTACTGGGATCGTTAACCGAGATCCGGGAGCTCAAAACAGAGATCACCGGTCTGCGGACGGACCTGAAGAGGTTTATCGAGCGGGCTAACCAGCAGCATATCGATGCGGTGCTCGGGGAGGTAAAGAGGAACTACTCCGGGCTCATTGCCGATCACCAGGTAGGAGCGGCAAAGGCCGAACTGCCGGGCGAGATGGTGCAGGACTGCCCGATGCGCGACAAGTGTTTTTCCGTTTTTATGGAATTTTTAGAGAGCACGGCCGGGCATATCCGGAACGGCGAGGTCACGGACGAGGTGATTGCAGCGTGCAGAAAGGAGATGAAGACACTCCGGAAAAAGGGCACGACATCCCGCTGCGATACCTGTTTTTCCGAGGTATCGCGGCTCTTTGAGAAGCAGATCGGCCTGATGCAGGCGCTCGGGGTCTATGCAAAAGCCGCCGAACCGGGCGAAGCGGCCGGGCCGGTCCCCGAGGAAGAGACCGTAAAGGAGATCCTCGAACCGCTCGCAAACACGCAGAGGCTCCAGATCCTCCAGTCCCTTGCAACCCAGACCCGGACCTTCTCCGACCTCTCGGCCCTCACGGGCCTGCGGGGGGGTAACCTCCTCTTCCACATTAAAAAGCTCGCCGATACCGGCATGATCCTCCAGCGCCACGAGCGGGGCGACTATATCATCACCGAGAAGGGATTCTCGGCCCTGCGAGCCGTTGCCGCACTGTATGCAACCCTCTGCCCGAAACAGGACTGCACGGATCCCGCAGCATAA
- a CDS encoding DUF2193 domain-containing protein, translating to MQTVVKKMIAEAMAAQHADVNQIKKKRGEKFVIGDTKAYADAVKCMKPAGNQSKAVFALHKDSVDAHYTILKGLTNTIRPEDDPFVEHYQTPVIMEILYDEDPAFKKSVDTFIAAVGKSEALIGKESARRYAGFYGPTCVVDFALIPGSSSNIVNQILRTTKIPVAHKQAILAAKSWGMNTSYGFGDVFAHAVEDGATLADAVKKEVAMIQSIYRTPVAAQAKLMDDAGQSSFDCRKYMKSYRTKMTGAVRAAIDEGVHYGNIVTVPAYCVGDIAHHIAQSTYNMCKDDVIMAVIEAVTEVMDKTLAAAAPKIKNESEVLSLATGASASAAEYLLELDGFNAVMVVDMLTKRYHNYVQLYPKRGAAVELHNCDFMDMVYRGWKLVDKARRMQAGTKGMLTPKVGGYDVNLAPILKNEVLANPQRYAYPACAMTVRFSAMMRLADYPCLLTSEPVTATLMTNIIALNKTVAAAPARICKDCASAALMDFRHCACQWKDAV from the coding sequence ATGCAGACGGTAGTAAAGAAGATGATCGCAGAGGCGATGGCTGCCCAGCACGCCGATGTGAACCAGATAAAAAAGAAGCGGGGAGAAAAATTCGTCATCGGCGACACGAAAGCCTATGCCGATGCCGTGAAATGCATGAAACCGGCAGGGAACCAGAGTAAAGCGGTCTTTGCCCTGCACAAGGACTCGGTCGATGCCCACTATACGATCCTCAAAGGGCTCACGAACACCATCCGTCCCGAGGACGACCCCTTTGTCGAACATTACCAGACGCCGGTGATCATGGAGATCCTGTACGACGAGGACCCGGCGTTTAAGAAAAGCGTTGACACGTTTATTGCGGCTGTCGGGAAGTCCGAGGCCCTGATCGGGAAGGAGTCGGCCCGGCGCTACGCGGGGTTCTACGGGCCCACCTGTGTCGTGGACTTTGCGCTCATCCCGGGGAGCAGCAGCAACATCGTCAACCAGATCTTAAGGACCACGAAGATCCCGGTCGCCCACAAGCAGGCGATCCTTGCGGCAAAGTCCTGGGGCATGAACACCTCGTACGGCTTTGGCGATGTCTTTGCCCACGCAGTCGAGGACGGGGCGACCCTTGCGGACGCGGTAAAAAAAGAGGTTGCGATGATCCAGTCGATCTACCGGACACCGGTCGCAGCCCAGGCGAAGCTCATGGACGATGCCGGCCAGTCCTCGTTTGACTGCCGGAAGTACATGAAATCGTACCGGACAAAGATGACCGGTGCGGTAAGAGCCGCCATCGACGAAGGCGTCCACTACGGCAATATCGTGACCGTGCCGGCCTACTGTGTCGGCGACATTGCCCACCATATCGCCCAGTCTACGTACAACATGTGCAAGGACGACGTGATCATGGCCGTGATCGAGGCGGTGACCGAGGTCATGGACAAGACGCTTGCCGCGGCAGCCCCGAAGATCAAAAACGAGTCCGAAGTGCTCTCCCTTGCCACCGGGGCCTCGGCAAGCGCAGCCGAGTATCTGCTCGAACTCGACGGGTTCAACGCGGTCATGGTCGTGGACATGCTCACGAAACGCTACCACAACTATGTCCAGCTCTACCCGAAGCGGGGAGCAGCGGTCGAGCTGCACAACTGCGACTTCATGGACATGGTGTACCGGGGCTGGAAGCTCGTGGACAAGGCCCGGAGGATGCAGGCCGGGACAAAAGGCATGCTCACGCCAAAGGTGGGCGGCTACGACGTGAACCTTGCGCCGATCCTGAAAAACGAGGTGCTCGCAAACCCGCAGCGGTATGCCTACCCGGCGTGTGCGATGACGGTCCGGTTCTCGGCGATGATGCGCCTTGCCGACTACCCGTGTCTCTTAACAAGCGAGCCGGTCACGGCAACCCTGATGACCAACATCATCGCGTTGAACAAGACTGTTGCAGCAGCCCCGGCCCGGATCTGCAAGGACTGCGCATCTGCTGCTCTCATGGATTTCCGGCACTGCGCCTGCCAGTGGAAGGATGCGGTGTAA
- a CDS encoding PAS domain S-box protein has protein sequence MTHGEISHPLSILYVDDEAGLLDIGKMFLETMGGFNVTTQISAGAALESLTTTPYDAIISDYQMPEMDGIAFLKQVRADHPDIPFILFTGRGREEIVIEAIENGADFYLQKGGDPTAQFSELAHKLRQAVRSRIAERELAESRDYLGQIFSNVKAGIFVIDIETHRITDINPEASVLIGLKKEEIVGKMCHNFICTAEEGRCPITDLGQSVDDAERTLLSADGRQVSVIKYVTRITLNGRPCLLETFIDNTRRKETEQQLQAAYRKLSDSQNEIEAAYAEVEAGGEQLQALIDSVSDAVFLISDGKFVRCNRRTPEIFGCKDTSEILGHTPADFSPRYQPDGSFSADLIAAYDRTALSGTPFSFEWVHLRRNGTPFSVEVSLSPVEIRGKMYIRSIVRDLSDRKNAEQAAALATRKLVMMQAFTRHETTNTITGLTGLMDMAQKMPEGSDRDRIFSEMKEKAGELQRQMAFTKEYQEVGVKAPRWQAVREMIPAQEEPAIHCSPQISGLEIYADPLVGKIFSYLAENVVKHGVRATRIDIGAEVQGPLRLTFRDNGVGIGTEMKSAIFSRKAGETRGMGLFLVSEILMITGITIAETGTPGEGACFEITVPEGGFRFANGG, from the coding sequence ATGACCCACGGGGAGATATCCCACCCGCTCAGCATTTTGTATGTCGACGACGAAGCGGGGCTCCTTGATATCGGGAAGATGTTTTTGGAGACCATGGGGGGATTTAATGTAACCACCCAGATCTCCGCGGGTGCCGCTTTAGAATCGCTCACGACCACGCCCTACGATGCGATCATCTCCGACTACCAGATGCCGGAGATGGACGGGATTGCATTTCTCAAGCAGGTCCGGGCAGACCATCCCGACATCCCCTTCATCCTCTTTACCGGCCGGGGCCGGGAGGAGATCGTGATCGAGGCCATCGAGAACGGGGCCGACTTTTACCTCCAGAAAGGCGGGGATCCCACCGCCCAGTTCTCCGAGCTCGCCCACAAGCTCCGGCAGGCAGTCCGGAGCCGGATCGCAGAGCGTGAACTGGCCGAGAGCCGGGATTACCTCGGGCAGATCTTTTCGAACGTGAAAGCCGGCATCTTCGTGATCGACATTGAAACCCACCGGATCACCGACATCAACCCGGAAGCCTCCGTTCTCATCGGGCTCAAAAAAGAGGAGATCGTGGGAAAGATGTGCCATAACTTCATCTGCACTGCCGAAGAGGGACGATGCCCCATCACCGACCTCGGGCAATCGGTGGACGATGCAGAGCGGACCCTTCTTTCCGCGGACGGCAGGCAGGTCTCGGTCATCAAATATGTTACCCGGATCACGCTCAACGGCCGGCCCTGCCTTCTGGAGACCTTCATCGACAATACCCGGCGCAAGGAGACCGAGCAGCAGCTCCAGGCAGCGTACCGCAAACTCTCGGACAGCCAGAACGAGATCGAGGCTGCCTATGCGGAGGTGGAAGCAGGCGGGGAGCAGCTCCAGGCCCTTATCGATTCCGTCTCCGATGCGGTCTTTTTGATCAGCGACGGGAAGTTCGTGCGCTGCAACCGCCGTACCCCGGAGATCTTCGGCTGCAAGGATACGTCCGAGATCCTCGGGCATACCCCGGCGGACTTCTCCCCCCGGTACCAGCCCGACGGTTCGTTCTCGGCAGACCTGATCGCTGCCTACGATCGTACCGCACTCAGCGGGACGCCGTTCTCGTTCGAATGGGTCCACCTCCGCCGCAACGGGACGCCGTTTTCCGTAGAAGTCTCGCTCAGCCCGGTCGAGATCCGGGGCAAAATGTACATCCGGTCCATTGTGCGGGATCTCTCCGACCGCAAAAATGCCGAGCAGGCGGCAGCACTTGCCACCCGAAAGCTGGTGATGATGCAGGCGTTCACCCGCCATGAGACAACAAACACGATCACCGGCCTTACGGGTCTCATGGATATGGCTCAAAAGATGCCTGAGGGCAGCGACCGCGACCGGATCTTTTCCGAAATGAAGGAGAAAGCAGGCGAGCTGCAGCGGCAGATGGCGTTCACGAAAGAGTACCAGGAGGTGGGGGTAAAAGCGCCGCGGTGGCAGGCCGTGCGGGAGATGATCCCGGCCCAGGAAGAGCCTGCCATCCATTGTTCCCCGCAGATTTCCGGTCTTGAGATCTACGCCGACCCGCTCGTGGGAAAGATCTTCTCCTACCTTGCCGAGAACGTGGTAAAGCACGGGGTCCGGGCAACCCGGATAGATATCGGTGCGGAGGTGCAGGGCCCGCTCAGGCTCACGTTCCGGGACAATGGCGTCGGGATCGGTACCGAAATGAAATCCGCGATATTTTCCCGCAAGGCAGGGGAGACCCGGGGCATGGGGCTCTTTTTGGTGAGCGAGATCCTTATGATCACCGGAATAACTATCGCGGAGACCGGGACGCCCGGAGAAGGGGCCTGTTTCGAGATCACGGTCCCCGAAGGCGGGTTCAGGTTCGCAAACGGTGGATAG
- a CDS encoding aldo/keto reductase, translating into MLYRRFPKVPHDISILGFGCMRLPQAEGSGFAGKIDEEKAIAMIHHAIDHGVNYIDTAYPYHDGESEPLVGKALAGGYREKVMLATKLPSWLIKTREDMDRYLDEQLARLATDHIDFYLVHGLNKAWWENLSNLGVLEFLDEAVADGRIRYPAFSFHDDLPIFQEIVDAYDWTFAQIQYNFMDEQYQAGTKGLHYAAKKGLGIVVMEPLRGGLLSRDLPATKEILAAAPVRRTPAEWGLSWVWDHPEVTTVLSGMSSMQQLEENLAYAERGRPGSFTPKDREVIRQVKAAFESRVTIPCTGCRYCMPCRNGVDIPRCFESYNQAHMFDAKEECGGVYTWVLSGVIDGVPGYASCCLSCGECEEKCPQGLPIMEHLKEVAEYFGK; encoded by the coding sequence ATGCTGTACAGGAGATTCCCCAAAGTGCCCCATGACATCTCGATCCTCGGGTTCGGGTGCATGCGGCTGCCGCAGGCCGAAGGCTCGGGCTTTGCCGGAAAGATCGATGAGGAAAAAGCCATCGCCATGATCCACCACGCCATCGATCATGGTGTCAACTACATCGACACCGCGTACCCCTACCACGATGGCGAGAGCGAACCGCTCGTGGGAAAGGCGCTTGCCGGCGGCTACCGGGAGAAGGTCATGCTTGCCACCAAGCTCCCGAGCTGGCTCATCAAGACCCGGGAGGACATGGACCGGTACCTCGACGAGCAGCTGGCCCGGCTCGCCACCGATCACATCGACTTCTACCTGGTCCACGGCCTGAACAAAGCCTGGTGGGAGAACCTCTCAAACCTCGGCGTCCTCGAATTCCTGGACGAGGCTGTTGCGGACGGCCGGATCCGGTACCCCGCCTTCTCGTTCCACGACGACCTCCCGATCTTTCAGGAGATCGTGGACGCGTACGACTGGACCTTTGCCCAGATCCAGTACAACTTCATGGACGAGCAGTACCAGGCCGGGACAAAAGGGCTGCACTATGCTGCGAAAAAAGGTCTTGGCATTGTCGTGATGGAACCCCTCCGGGGCGGCCTGCTCTCCCGCGACCTCCCGGCAACTAAAGAGATCCTTGCCGCAGCCCCGGTCCGGCGCACGCCCGCGGAATGGGGCCTTTCATGGGTCTGGGACCATCCCGAGGTCACCACCGTCCTCTCCGGCATGTCTTCGATGCAGCAGCTCGAAGAGAACCTTGCATATGCAGAGCGGGGACGGCCCGGGTCGTTTACCCCGAAGGATCGCGAGGTGATCCGGCAGGTAAAAGCCGCCTTCGAATCCCGGGTAACGATCCCCTGCACCGGCTGCCGGTACTGCATGCCCTGCAGGAACGGGGTGGACATTCCCCGGTGCTTCGAGTCCTACAACCAGGCGCACATGTTCGATGCAAAAGAGGAGTGCGGCGGGGTCTACACGTGGGTGTTGAGCGGGGTCATCGACGGCGTCCCCGGCTATGCCTCCTGCTGCCTTTCCTGCGGCGAATGCGAAGAGAAGTGCCCGCAGGGCCTTCCCATTATGGAACACCTCAAAGAAGTTGCAGAATATTTCGGGAAATGA